From a region of the Methanobacterium sp. genome:
- the rnc gene encoding ribonuclease III, whose translation MELLKKFSIKPLDPHLYELAFLHESYSNENNLEECYERLEFLGDAALDLVVSEFLYNMDSDLTEGQLTRIRSNYVCKKALYTYSIELGLDQYIKLGAGVELTKRETDSVISDVFESFIGALYLDLGMESVKEFLFKTVIPHIKNKDIFFYDYKSELKQLCDQNGFELIYELIHEEGEPHDKIFTMAAMINGEKCGIGNGGSKKEAEQNAAKIALSEF comes from the coding sequence ATGGAATTACTAAAAAAGTTTTCAATTAAACCACTTGATCCTCATCTATATGAGCTGGCCTTTCTTCATGAGTCTTATTCCAATGAAAATAACCTGGAAGAATGCTATGAAAGATTAGAATTTTTAGGTGATGCTGCCTTAGACCTGGTGGTATCTGAATTTTTATATAATATGGATTCTGATTTAACTGAAGGCCAATTAACCCGTATACGTTCTAATTATGTATGTAAAAAAGCACTTTACACTTATTCAATTGAATTAGGATTAGATCAATACATAAAATTAGGTGCTGGTGTTGAATTAACAAAACGAGAAACTGATTCGGTTATTAGTGATGTATTTGAATCTTTTATTGGAGCTTTATATCTGGATTTAGGCATGGAAAGTGTGAAAGAATTTCTCTTTAAAACCGTCATCCCCCATATAAAGAATAAAGACATCTTTTTTTATGATTATAAATCTGAATTAAAACAATTATGTGATCAAAACGGTTTTGAATTAATTTATGAGTTAATCCATGAAGAAGGAGAACCACATGATAAAATATTTACCATGGCTGCCATGATTAATGGTGAGAAATGTGGGATAGGTAATGGTGGAAGCAAAAAAGAAGCTGAGCAAAATGCTGCTAAGATTGCTTTGAGTGAGTTTTAG
- a CDS encoding ribosome biogenesis/translation initiation ATPase RLI produces the protein MTRIAILDHDRCLPKKCNYVCIEYCPGVRMEEDTITIDPKTKKPVISEELCSGCGICTKRCYMDAITIINLPEALKDPIHRYGQNMFELFGLPNIKDGSVVGILGPNGIGKSTIIKILSGELKPNLGKYEDSASWDEIINYFKGSQLQSYFKKLSEGNLKTSHKPQMVDMLPKVVKGDVGKLLESVDERNKLEEVSKTLEIEHIMDRDISKLGGGELQRVAISAAALKDADFYYFDEPTSWLDVRQRLNAVKVIRNLSDEGKSVMVIEHDLAALDAISDYVHILYGHPGAYGVVAQMRGVRVGINTYIGGFLKEENVRFRKQPIVFDVRPPTEEREGDVLAEYTTLKKSYDGFSIEAEEGEVQYNEIVTAFGPNGIGKTTFAKMLADAIKPDEGKIKKKIAIAYKPQYLSSNFDGTVQELLMTTAPTYGTNIFKTEIIRPFTLDEIMEKTVKDLSGGELQRLAIATTLSKDADVYLFDEPTAFLDVEQRLRAARAVRKIIENRHAASIIIDHDIVFIDYISDRAMVFYGEPGVSGHATKPMDLRNAMNKFLSDVGITFRRDKETKRPRVNKFESYLDREQKEKGEYYYLES, from the coding sequence TTGACAAGAATTGCAATATTAGATCATGATCGATGCCTACCCAAGAAATGTAACTACGTGTGCATTGAATACTGTCCTGGTGTTAGAATGGAAGAAGACACCATCACCATTGATCCGAAAACCAAAAAACCAGTAATCTCTGAAGAATTATGTTCTGGATGCGGAATATGCACAAAAAGATGTTATATGGATGCTATAACAATCATCAATCTCCCGGAAGCTCTAAAAGACCCTATACATCGATATGGGCAAAATATGTTTGAATTATTCGGGCTTCCAAATATTAAGGACGGTTCTGTTGTGGGAATTTTAGGTCCAAACGGAATAGGTAAATCCACCATCATCAAAATCCTTTCAGGCGAATTAAAACCTAATTTAGGAAAATATGAAGATTCTGCCTCTTGGGATGAGATTATTAACTATTTTAAAGGTTCACAGCTTCAATCTTACTTTAAAAAGCTTTCAGAAGGTAATTTAAAAACATCCCATAAGCCGCAGATGGTGGATATGCTGCCTAAAGTAGTAAAAGGTGATGTTGGAAAGCTCTTAGAAAGTGTTGATGAGCGAAATAAATTAGAAGAAGTTTCAAAAACACTTGAAATAGAACATATAATGGATAGGGACATTTCCAAGCTGGGCGGAGGAGAACTTCAAAGAGTTGCTATTTCTGCAGCAGCCCTAAAAGATGCTGATTTCTATTATTTTGACGAACCCACATCATGGCTTGATGTTAGACAAAGATTAAACGCTGTTAAGGTTATAAGAAATCTTTCAGATGAAGGTAAATCTGTAATGGTCATAGAACACGATTTAGCTGCCCTTGATGCCATATCAGATTATGTGCATATTTTATACGGCCATCCTGGAGCTTATGGGGTCGTGGCCCAGATGAGGGGTGTACGGGTTGGAATAAATACATATATTGGCGGATTTTTAAAAGAAGAAAATGTCAGATTCAGAAAACAGCCCATTGTTTTTGATGTAAGGCCTCCTACTGAAGAAAGGGAAGGAGATGTTCTTGCTGAATACACAACACTTAAAAAATCCTATGATGGATTTTCAATTGAAGCTGAAGAAGGTGAAGTTCAATATAATGAAATTGTAACTGCATTTGGCCCTAATGGTATTGGTAAAACCACATTTGCCAAGATGCTAGCAGATGCCATAAAACCAGATGAAGGAAAGATTAAAAAGAAGATAGCTATTGCTTATAAACCTCAATATTTATCATCTAACTTTGATGGGACTGTTCAGGAACTTTTAATGACAACAGCACCTACTTATGGTACTAATATATTTAAAACCGAGATTATAAGGCCATTTACCCTTGATGAGATTATGGAAAAAACAGTCAAGGATTTAAGTGGCGGGGAGCTGCAGCGACTGGCAATTGCAACCACACTTTCAAAAGATGCCGATGTTTATCTTTTTGATGAGCCAACAGCGTTTTTAGATGTTGAACAGAGATTAAGAGCTGCAAGAGCTGTAAGAAAAATTATAGAAAATCGTCATGCAGCATCAATTATAATAGACCACGATATAGTCTTCATTGATTATATTTCTGATCGTGCAATGGTCTTTTATGGCGAGCCGGGAGTTAGTGGGCATGCCACAAAACCAATGGATTTAAGGAATGCAATGAATAAATTCCTTTCTGATGTGGGAATAACCTTTAGAAGAGATAAGGAAACTAAACGTCCACGTGTAAATAAGTTTGAAAGTTATCTTGACCGTGAACAGAAAGAAAAAGGAGAATACTATTATCTGGAAAGTTAG
- a CDS encoding pyridoxal phosphate-dependent aminotransferase produces MISPKKYARVAKRLPKGFKSVNEFFNCVYHDEEMIWMGQNTNHLHEENDIMYEMLESIKNKDYCKYPPPEGFPELKNLILQDLGLTEGYDILITAGGTESLYLCMNDILEPTDNVITCDPGYLIIDNFASRFADHVKSIPIYNEECGYKLTPELVKENMDKNTKIISLVDPLNPLGSCYTKEEIKEFADIAIDNDLYLLHDITYRDFAREHHLAAKYAPENTITVYSFSKIYGMAGLRVGALIAAPDVVTSVKSIIINDLGTNVIAQKGALAAVKSKPEWLDRIRNTTRGNQKIIKDAVDGIDGLFIPVYPSDGNMLAIDMYELGIEPIDVTEFLLGRKIFAREGAYTSKLFGHRYLRVSFSIPTESVEKFAVDFEDAIKTLKHK; encoded by the coding sequence ATGATTTCACCGAAGAAATACGCAAGAGTAGCAAAAAGACTGCCAAAAGGCTTTAAAAGTGTAAATGAATTCTTTAATTGTGTTTATCATGATGAAGAAATGATCTGGATGGGTCAAAACACTAATCATTTACATGAAGAAAACGACATCATGTACGAAATGCTGGAAAGCATTAAAAACAAGGATTACTGTAAATATCCTCCGCCAGAAGGATTTCCAGAACTTAAAAACCTTATCCTTCAAGATTTAGGTCTTACGGAAGGTTATGATATTTTAATTACAGCAGGAGGTACAGAATCCCTCTATCTCTGCATGAATGACATATTAGAACCTACAGACAACGTTATAACCTGTGATCCAGGATATCTTATCATAGATAACTTTGCAAGCAGATTCGCAGACCATGTAAAATCAATTCCAATCTACAACGAGGAATGTGGTTATAAATTAACCCCTGAACTTGTAAAAGAAAACATGGACAAAAATACAAAGATAATATCCCTTGTAGACCCTCTTAATCCTCTGGGATCATGCTACACGAAGGAAGAAATCAAAGAATTTGCAGATATAGCTATTGATAACGACCTTTACCTGCTCCATGACATAACCTACAGAGACTTTGCACGAGAACACCATTTAGCAGCAAAATACGCTCCCGAAAATACCATAACAGTTTACAGCTTCTCTAAAATATATGGAATGGCTGGTTTACGTGTCGGGGCTTTAATAGCTGCTCCAGACGTTGTTACTTCTGTAAAAAGTATAATTATAAACGATCTGGGAACAAATGTAATCGCCCAAAAGGGTGCGCTTGCAGCAGTGAAATCCAAGCCAGAATGGCTGGATAGAATACGCAATACAACCAGAGGAAATCAAAAAATTATAAAAGATGCAGTTGATGGAATAGACGGCTTATTTATACCTGTGTATCCTTCTGATGGGAATATGCTTGCAATTGACATGTACGAGCTTGGAATTGAACCAATAGATGTTACAGAGTTCCTCTTAGGCCGAAAAATATTTGCAAGAGAAGGCGCTTATACAAGCAAACTATTTGGACACAGATATTTAAGAGTAAGCTTCTCCATACCTACTGAAAGTGTTGAAAAGTTTGCAGTGGACTTTGAAGATGCCATAAAAACATTAAAACACAAATAA
- the radB gene encoding DNA repair and recombination protein RadB — translation MNTLANIKKNGKIPLECGIDSIIGGGVEKGSITQFYGPPGSGKTNIALKMLVQCAKNDKKAVIIDTEGGLSIERIKQIAGEDFDKFAGNIIVMEPTNFQEQNESLKRIDNSLKSEEHKIDLLILDSAVALYRLKEGGQTEINRELGKQMGLLSRLARKHNIAVIITNHIYSLFDEEGVIEPVGGTILKYWSKIIVELEKNEKGERYAILKRHKSKPEGLKVRFEIIDNGLR, via the coding sequence TTGAATACATTAGCCAATATAAAGAAAAACGGTAAAATACCATTAGAATGTGGAATAGATTCCATAATAGGTGGTGGAGTTGAAAAAGGATCCATAACCCAATTCTATGGACCGCCAGGATCAGGAAAAACAAATATAGCACTTAAAATGCTTGTACAATGTGCAAAAAATGATAAAAAAGCAGTTATTATAGATACTGAAGGTGGGCTCTCCATTGAACGGATTAAACAAATAGCTGGAGAAGATTTTGATAAATTTGCAGGTAATATAATAGTTATGGAACCTACAAACTTTCAAGAACAAAATGAAAGCTTAAAACGCATCGATAACAGTTTAAAATCTGAGGAACATAAAATAGACCTCTTAATTCTTGATTCAGCAGTAGCACTATACAGATTAAAAGAAGGCGGCCAAACCGAGATTAATAGAGAACTTGGAAAGCAAATGGGACTTCTCTCAAGGCTTGCAAGAAAACATAATATTGCGGTAATCATCACCAATCATATTTACTCTCTTTTTGATGAAGAAGGTGTAATTGAGCCTGTAGGTGGCACTATACTGAAATATTGGAGTAAAATTATAGTTGAACTTGAAAAAAATGAGAAAGGAGAAAGATACGCCATATTAAAAAGGCATAAAAGCAAACCTGAAGGTCTTAAAGTTAGATTTGAAATCATTGATAATGGCCTAAGATAA
- a CDS encoding threonylcarbamoyl-AMP synthase: MKLLKINAENPQKEMLKIAIEALNEGKTIIYPTDTVYGIGANIFDVEAVKKVYSVKKRHLTKPLSVCVSKIDDISKIAHVNENIKRKLAEIFPGPFTVILKKKEVVPSLVTSSSDKIGIRIPDNRICMELSREFPITTTSANISGKKVSESVNGVLSQLDNNIDVVLDAGICKHGVHSTVIDMTISPPKILREGASMPSFNYI, from the coding sequence ATGAAATTACTCAAAATAAATGCTGAAAATCCACAAAAAGAAATGCTTAAAATAGCAATTGAAGCATTAAATGAAGGAAAAACAATTATATATCCCACAGATACTGTTTACGGCATTGGGGCAAATATATTTGATGTTGAAGCTGTTAAAAAGGTTTATTCAGTAAAAAAAAGGCATTTAACTAAACCGTTATCTGTTTGTGTGTCTAAAATAGATGATATATCCAAAATTGCCCATGTAAATGAAAATATAAAAAGGAAATTAGCTGAAATTTTTCCAGGTCCCTTTACAGTTATTTTAAAGAAAAAAGAAGTCGTTCCATCCCTAGTAACTTCCAGTAGTGATAAAATTGGAATAAGGATTCCAGACAACAGGATTTGCATGGAACTTTCCAGAGAATTTCCAATAACCACAACAAGTGCCAATATTTCAGGGAAAAAAGTTTCAGAATCTGTAAATGGTGTTTTAAGTCAACTGGATAATAATATTGATGTTGTTCTTGATGCGGGAATATGTAAACATGGTGTTCACTCCACAGTTATTGATATGACCATTTCTCCGCCAAAAATATTAAGAGAAGGTGCATCAATGCCTTCATTCAATTATATTTAA
- a CDS encoding CDP-alcohol phosphatidyltransferase family protein produces the protein MLNKLRPRVKIYIDPIANKISVHPNILTIIGLIMGIFSAYLFATGNLLAGGIFILLSGFFDIIDGAVARNHKTQSPFGSILDSTTDRLTDAFILIGIAYGGFVNWVIGVLAIVASFSVSYVRARMEAEGVKGDVGIAERAERLVIIMIGAFLTYALGFNFLNYAVILIVILGFFTVSQRIYYAWKQLKDKKPE, from the coding sequence ATGCTTAATAAACTACGTCCACGGGTTAAAATCTATATAGACCCTATTGCAAATAAAATTAGTGTACATCCCAATATTTTGACTATAATTGGCCTTATTATGGGTATTTTTTCTGCGTATTTATTTGCAACTGGAAATCTGCTTGCAGGTGGAATTTTTATACTTTTAAGCGGTTTTTTTGATATTATAGATGGTGCTGTCGCGCGAAATCATAAAACACAATCTCCATTTGGTTCAATACTGGATTCAACCACTGACAGACTTACAGATGCATTTATTTTAATTGGAATTGCATATGGCGGATTTGTAAACTGGGTAATAGGTGTTTTAGCCATAGTTGCATCCTTCAGTGTAAGTTATGTAAGGGCACGAATGGAAGCAGAAGGTGTAAAAGGCGATGTGGGAATAGCTGAAAGAGCAGAAAGACTTGTTATAATTATGATAGGTGCATTTTTAACCTATGCGTTAGGTTTCAACTTCTTAAATTATGCTGTTATTTTAATAGTGATCCTCGGGTTTTTCACAGTTTCACAAAGAATATACTATGCATGGAAACAATTAAAGGATAAAAAGCCAGAATAA
- a CDS encoding DUF357 domain-containing protein, which translates to MGDDSSTISRINKDIELFTKNIKEIESINLNDNENEVLLRALSYFEDTKYYLEKGDLVTSFGCITYAHGLLDAIRLLHNII; encoded by the coding sequence ATGGGTGATGATTCAAGTACAATAAGCCGTATTAATAAAGATATTGAACTATTTACTAAAAATATAAAAGAAATAGAATCAATAAATTTAAATGACAACGAAAATGAAGTTCTTCTAAGAGCTCTAAGTTACTTTGAAGATACAAAATACTATCTTGAAAAAGGAGACCTTGTAACTTCATTTGGATGTATAACCTATGCACATGGATTACTGGATGCAATACGGCTCTTACATAACATAATTTGA
- a CDS encoding DUF434 domain-containing protein, with amino-acid sequence MKKDKINEAVYDLRFLLNRGYRKKNALQFVSNKYLLSKRERNYLARSVFSNLKSESRGEKIVEITQIENKYLLVDGYNVLITTESICQRDYESLILCDDMILRDLNAVFGKYKFKDSTKKALNAILELINEYNPAYVNFLFDSPVSFSAKLAKLTNEIMQHYGIQGSTNVSKNVDFEIIESSKTNNGVVATGDSVIIDKIDKVVDIPFIILQKYKTK; translated from the coding sequence ATTAAAAAAGATAAAATCAATGAAGCAGTATATGATTTAAGATTTCTTCTAAATAGAGGTTATAGGAAGAAAAATGCCCTTCAATTTGTTTCAAATAAATATTTGCTAAGTAAGCGGGAACGTAATTATCTGGCCCGATCTGTTTTTTCTAACTTAAAATCTGAATCCAGAGGAGAAAAAATAGTTGAAATCACCCAAATAGAAAACAAATATCTTCTTGTGGATGGTTACAATGTTCTTATCACCACTGAAAGCATATGCCAGAGGGATTATGAATCTCTAATTCTATGCGATGACATGATTTTAAGAGATTTAAATGCTGTTTTTGGTAAATATAAATTTAAAGACTCTACAAAAAAGGCTTTAAATGCTATTTTGGAGCTTATAAATGAATATAACCCTGCTTATGTTAATTTTTTATTTGATAGTCCTGTAAGTTTCAGCGCTAAGCTTGCAAAACTTACAAATGAAATTATGCAGCATTATGGAATTCAAGGAAGTACAAATGTCTCTAAAAATGTTGATTTTGAAATTATAGAGTCATCAAAGACAAATAATGGAGTAGTTGCAACAGGGGATAGTGTAATAATAGATAAAATAGATAAAGTTGTGGATATACCTTTTATTATCCTGCAAAAATACAAAACTAAATAA
- a CDS encoding TIGR00288 family NYN domain-containing protein, with product MRSFERLTSLKDYIPLKRRESGGKNIGLLVDGPNMLRKEFSLNLDIVRKIIAEYGDMRVGKVLLNQYASDKLIEAIVNQGFTPVVVAGDTDVYMAVEAMELIYNPNIDVVALMTRDADFLPIISKAKENGKETIVIGAEPGFSAALQNSADHSITLKSENHRGKQSHNREENAY from the coding sequence ATGCGCAGCTTTGAAAGACTGACTTCTCTAAAGGATTATATTCCTTTAAAAAGAAGGGAATCAGGAGGAAAAAATATAGGTCTTCTTGTTGATGGGCCTAATATGTTAAGGAAAGAGTTCAGCCTTAATCTTGATATTGTAAGGAAAATAATAGCTGAATATGGGGACATGAGGGTTGGTAAAGTTTTACTGAATCAATATGCTTCAGATAAACTTATAGAAGCAATTGTAAATCAAGGATTTACTCCTGTTGTTGTTGCTGGTGATACTGATGTTTACATGGCAGTTGAAGCCATGGAATTAATTTATAATCCTAATATTGATGTTGTTGCACTAATGACTCGTGATGCTGATTTTCTGCCCATCATAAGCAAGGCAAAAGAAAATGGGAAAGAAACAATTGTAATTGGAGCTGAACCCGGATTCAGTGCAGCACTGCAAAACTCTGCAGATCATTCCATAACCTTGAAATCTGAAAATCATAGGGGTAAACAAAGTCATAATAGGGAAGAAAATGCTTATTAA
- a CDS encoding TIGR03576 family pyridoxal phosphate-dependent enzyme, with translation MLINSSVDEVKKRENSLKIIDSIIKNHGRNALYDLTGLAGGFKLNPQDMDFLETYAGPAMFENELQRLGTDYLGGEKVFAFNRTTSGILATILALVKPGDEVIHYLPKFPSHPSIPRSTKLVGASYKEFDNINDFEVQNNTALVIITGSTMDHDILEEEEFFKIIDISKSKNIPVFVDDASGARLRTVLYKQPKAMDMGADIVITSTDKLMNGPRAGLMAGKKEIIDLIKSKAHEFGLEAQTATIVGIIRAIENFSGKRMIRAFKDKHEIYEALKKDIESVRETPTGVMISADDIIAELKKKGVKTDFTSDDVACVFAALLLRNYHILTIPAVGMPGASATLRIDLAASDSERIDNEYIVKAMIETFSHLSEIVNYKMACKLILYENDISK, from the coding sequence ATGCTTATTAATTCGTCTGTTGATGAGGTAAAAAAAAGGGAAAACTCCCTTAAAATCATTGATTCCATTATTAAAAACCATGGAAGAAATGCTCTTTATGATTTAACAGGTCTTGCCGGAGGATTTAAACTTAATCCTCAAGATATGGATTTTCTTGAGACATATGCAGGGCCTGCAATGTTTGAAAATGAGCTGCAGCGCCTTGGAACAGACTATCTTGGTGGGGAAAAAGTATTTGCTTTTAACAGAACCACATCAGGCATCCTTGCAACAATTTTAGCCCTTGTAAAACCAGGGGATGAAGTTATTCATTATTTGCCTAAATTTCCATCACATCCATCTATTCCTCGAAGCACGAAGCTTGTAGGGGCTTCTTATAAAGAATTTGACAATATTAATGATTTTGAAGTTCAAAATAACACAGCTCTTGTTATTATAACTGGTTCTACCATGGATCATGATATATTAGAAGAAGAGGAGTTTTTTAAGATAATTGACATTTCCAAATCAAAAAACATCCCTGTATTTGTAGATGATGCATCAGGGGCAAGATTAAGAACAGTGCTCTATAAACAGCCTAAAGCCATGGATATGGGTGCAGATATTGTTATAACAAGCACTGATAAACTAATGAATGGTCCAAGAGCAGGTTTAATGGCAGGGAAAAAAGAAATAATTGATTTAATAAAATCAAAAGCCCATGAATTTGGTCTTGAAGCCCAAACAGCTACTATTGTTGGTATAATAAGGGCAATTGAAAATTTCAGCGGGAAAAGAATGATTAGAGCATTCAAAGATAAACATGAAATTTATGAGGCCTTAAAAAAAGATATTGAATCTGTTAGGGAAACCCCAACAGGTGTAATGATTTCAGCAGATGATATAATTGCAGAATTGAAAAAGAAAGGTGTTAAAACAGATTTCACATCAGACGATGTTGCATGTGTATTTGCAGCTCTTTTACTTAGAAACTACCATATTTTAACTATTCCTGCTGTTGGAATGCCTGGCGCTTCTGCAACTTTGAGAATAGATCTTGCAGCTTCTGATTCAGAAAGGATTGATAATGAATATATTGTTAAGGCCATGATTGAGACTTTTTCACATCTTAGTGAGATTGTAAACTATAAAATGGCCTGTAAATTGATTTTATATGAAAATGACATAAGTAAATGA
- a CDS encoding RNA 3'-terminal phosphate cyclase: MIEIDGSDGEGGGSIVRIATALSALSQETINIKNIRSNRPKTGLMPQHLNAVKVVAQLSHASCDKLEIGSNEIFFKPESIKGGNFEIDIKTAGSIALVLQAFMIPAFFAKSRVNITICGGTDVRWSPSINYLQNITLPILKTMGYVAEIDIIRRGHYPRGGGIVKVEIAPVKKLKPIISTELEVDRIRGISHSVKIPEHVAVRQAESAEKVLKANGFDAEIEIEHSNNALGAGSGIVLWSEGKSRVGGSSIGERGLKAENVGKNAAKEILYHISKGAAVDKYMGDQLIPYMAIKGNSKIKTAELTLHTLTNIHVAEKIMDKKFSVIGELGDIATISVI, translated from the coding sequence ATGATTGAGATCGATGGTTCGGATGGCGAAGGTGGAGGTTCTATTGTACGTATTGCTACTGCATTATCTGCTTTAAGTCAAGAAACCATAAACATAAAGAATATACGGTCAAACAGACCAAAAACTGGGCTAATGCCGCAACATTTAAATGCAGTAAAGGTAGTTGCGCAATTATCTCATGCATCATGTGATAAATTAGAGATAGGGTCAAATGAAATCTTTTTTAAACCTGAATCCATAAAGGGAGGGAATTTTGAAATTGACATAAAAACTGCAGGGAGCATTGCACTTGTTCTCCAGGCATTTATGATACCTGCTTTTTTTGCAAAATCAAGGGTAAATATAACTATTTGTGGAGGTACTGATGTTAGATGGTCTCCATCAATAAATTACCTGCAAAATATCACCCTGCCAATTCTAAAAACAATGGGATATGTTGCAGAAATAGATATAATCCGTCGCGGACACTATCCTCGTGGGGGAGGCATTGTAAAGGTTGAAATTGCTCCTGTAAAAAAATTAAAGCCAATTATAAGCACTGAACTTGAAGTGGATAGAATAAGAGGAATATCGCATAGTGTTAAGATACCAGAACATGTTGCAGTAAGGCAAGCTGAAAGTGCAGAAAAAGTGCTTAAAGCAAATGGATTTGATGCTGAAATTGAAATTGAACATTCAAACAATGCTTTAGGTGCAGGATCGGGAATAGTTCTTTGGAGTGAAGGAAAATCAAGAGTTGGTGGAAGTTCAATTGGAGAACGTGGTTTAAAAGCTGAAAACGTAGGTAAAAACGCAGCAAAAGAAATATTATACCATATATCAAAGGGCGCAGCAGTTGATAAATACATGGGTGACCAGTTAATTCCATATATGGCCATAAAAGGTAATTCTAAGATAAAAACAGCTGAATTAACTCTTCATACCCTTACTAATATTCATGTTGCAGAAAAAATAATGGATAAAAAATTTAGTGTAATTGGTGAATTGGGTGATATTGCAACTATTTCTGTTATTTAA
- a CDS encoding biotin--[acetyl-CoA-carboxylase] ligase — MKNKVLESLYEKKGEFVSIDELTSQLGFEHSQILDHIKTLKKEGYTINISNDAFQLNEELTLILPHKLKSILDTSRIGNEIHYFREVDSTNEVAKKLAIDGAPEGTVVIAESQSKGRGRRGKKWISPMGGAWMSVILRPDILPINAPQLTFTAGVAAAKTLKDEYGLEVGIKWPNDILIDNKKVCGILTEISTERDAIDYMVIGIGIDVNIDLGSFPPELKDTATSIKSELRDGDVSRMILVQKFLENFEEIYNEFSKGNFHSILNKWREYSKTIGSSVEVKTGTKIIKGEAVGVNSDGALIVELNNGSLEKIISGECRHVA, encoded by the coding sequence ATGAAAAATAAAGTATTAGAATCTCTTTATGAAAAGAAAGGCGAATTTGTGAGTATTGACGAATTAACATCACAACTTGGATTTGAGCATTCCCAGATACTAGACCACATTAAAACACTTAAAAAAGAAGGATACACAATAAACATATCAAACGACGCATTCCAGCTTAACGAGGAATTAACTTTGATATTACCCCATAAACTCAAAAGTATACTTGATACAAGCCGTATAGGTAATGAAATTCATTATTTTAGAGAGGTTGACTCTACAAATGAAGTTGCTAAAAAATTAGCTATTGATGGAGCACCAGAAGGAACAGTTGTAATAGCAGAAAGTCAAAGTAAAGGAAGGGGAAGAAGAGGTAAAAAATGGATATCACCTATGGGTGGTGCTTGGATGTCTGTAATTTTAAGACCAGATATATTGCCTATTAATGCTCCTCAGTTAACATTTACTGCAGGTGTTGCAGCTGCAAAAACTTTAAAAGATGAATATGGATTAGAAGTAGGCATTAAATGGCCAAATGACATTTTAATAGATAATAAAAAAGTTTGCGGCATATTAACTGAAATAAGCACTGAAAGAGATGCCATTGATTATATGGTAATAGGAATAGGTATTGATGTAAATATTGACTTAGGTTCATTTCCTCCCGAATTAAAGGATACAGCAACTTCTATTAAAAGTGAATTGCGTGATGGTGACGTGTCCCGGATGATATTGGTGCAGAAGTTCCTTGAAAACTTTGAAGAGATTTATAATGAATTTAGTAAAGGTAATTTCCACAGCATCTTAAATAAATGGCGTGAATACTCAAAAACTATTGGAAGCAGCGTAGAAGTTAAAACAGGGACAAAAATTATTAAAGGAGAAGCTGTCGGTGTAAATAGTGATGGTGCACTGATTGTAGAGCTAAATAATGGCTCTCTTGAAAAGATTATATCTGGAGAATGCAGACACGTAGCTTAA